Proteins from a genomic interval of Gadus macrocephalus chromosome 2, ASM3116895v1:
- the aanat2 gene encoding arylalkylamine N-acetyltransferase 2 has translation MTHPANNSPLLKPFFLKTPVGGVSHMRRRRHTLPASEFRNLNPQDAISVFEIEREAFVSVSGECPLTLDEVLSFLGQCPELSLGWFEEGQLVAFIIGSGWNKDRLAQEAMTQHVPDTTTVHVHVLSVHRHCRQQGKGSILLWRYLQYLRGVPGLRRALLICEEFLVPFYRKAGFKEKGPSSISVANMCFQEMEYTLGGLAYARRNSGC, from the exons ATGACGCATCCTGCCAACAACTCGCCGCTCCTCAAGCCTTTCTTCCTGAAGACGCCCGTCGGGGGGGTCAGCCACATGCGGCGGCGACGACACACACTCCCGGCCAGCGAGTTCAGGAACCTCAACCCCCAGGACGCCATCAGCGTGTTTGAGATCGAACGGGAGG CATTTGTGTCCGTGTCTGGAGAATGCCCACTCACCCTAGACGAGGTGCTCAGCTTCCTGGGCCAGTGTCCCGAGCTGTCTCTGGGATGGTTCGAGGAGGGCCAGCTGGTCGCCTTCATCATCGGCTCCGGCTGGAACAAGGACAGGCTCGCACAG GAAGCCATGACGCAGCACGTGCCAGACACCACGaccgtgcacgtgcacgtgctctCCGTGCACCGCCACTGTCGCCAGCAGGGCAAAGGCTCCATCCTGCTATGGCGCTACCTGCAGTACCTGCGCGGCGTGCCGGGCCTGCGCCGGGCTCTGCTCATCTGCGAGGAGTTCCTGGTGCCCTTCTACCGCAAGGCGGGCTTCAAGGAGAAGGGGCCTTCGTCCATCTCGGTGGCCAACATGTGTTTCCAGGAGATGGAGTATACGCTCGGGGGGCTGGCTTACGCACGACGCAACAGCGGCTGCTAG